TTCGCGGTTGAACGCGACCTTCAAGATGTACCAATCCATCTTTGCTTCGGTCTCTTCTACCGTATCGACTTTCGGCTTCGAGATCTTTGGCTTGGGTGCAGGGGGTGGGGGCGCAGGGGCGGAGGCCTGTTCCGTGTCGACATCGTCTGCACCGCCAGCAGCGACCGTTTCGGTCATCTCGACCGTCGCGTCCTCTTGATCCTGCGAGTCGGCCGCAGCCTTGTCGGCATCGTTTTCCATCGTCTCAAGATCGTCTTTCGTAGGATCGGCTTCGTTCACGGTTTTCCAGCTTCGTTCACGGTAATACGTTAGGAGGGAGCAAAGAGCCGACCGCAGCGTTCGGGCGTCGGCAAAGCTTTAGGGACGTTGTTAGCTTGTCACGCCGATGAAATTAAAGATGAACTGCCAGAGGATGTCGAAGCTGAACAATGCGATGGCAAGGAAAAAAATCGTGAAGATGACGACGATCGAAGCTCGAATCAGCTCATCCTTACTCGGCCAGGTGACCTTGTTCATTTCCGCTTCGACGGCAATCAGAAAATCAGCGAATTGTGGCCAGTTGACCAAACGGTACCCGACCCAAGCTCCGATCGCGAGCAGCAACCCCGAGGCAACCGGGGCAACGTAGGATCCGGTGGGAAAATAACCGCGCAGTGTCGCATACAAGCTCCAACTACCCAGGGCGACGATCACCCAGATGGCTAAGCATGTCAATTGTCGAACGATCCGTCCCTGGTTTGGCTTGTAAACCGAGGTATGGAACAATTCGCTCGTAAGTGGGGCACTGTTTGTCCCCGCAATGTCTCGTGACACCGTTTGCTCCTAAAAGTGATCCCTGGCGACTGCAAGACTGCAAGTCCTTTGCAGCGGTAAACTTCGATGCATGATTTTTGTGGTCAAAGCAGGGGCGGAGGGACTTGAACTCTCAACCGCTGGTTTTGGAAACCAGTGCTCTGCCAATTGAGCTACACCCCTGAGTGATTTCTGATCGATCGAGTGATTTCTCGAACTTCGCGAAATCGTAACGAATCTGCTACAAAAAGCCAATGGCCAACAGAGGCATAAAACCCCGCTGGCCATCGGTTTTTGTCATTTGCAAAGTGGGTTTAGGAAAGAATCTTCGTAACAACACCACTGCCGACGGTACGGCCACCTTCGCGAATCGCGAAACGAACACCATCGTCCATCGCGATCGGCTTGTGAAGTTCGACTTCGACCTTGACGTTATCGCCGGGCATGCACATTTCAGCGTCAACCAAGTTGGCTGTGCCCGTGACGTCGGTCGTTCGGAAGTAGAACTGAGGACGGTAACCGCTAAAGAACGGCGTGTGACGGCCGCCTTCGTCCTTGCTCAAGCAGTAGACTTCTGCTTCAAACTTGGTGTGCGGCGTGATCGAGCCTGGCTTTGCCAAGCATTGACCGCGTTGAATGTCTTCACGCTTGACGCCACGAAGCAGGCAACCAACGTTGTCTCCGGCACGCCCCTCGCCCATTTCCTTGCGGAACATTTCGACGCCGGTGCAGGTGGTCTTTACAGGTGCATCGGCGAGTCCGACGATTGCGACTTCGTCGCCAACCTTGACCATGCCACGCTCGATACGACCGGTCGCAACCGTTCCGCGACCTTCGATCGAGAAAACGTCTTCGATTGCCATCAAGAACGGCTTGTCATCCTCACGAACAGGCTCGGGAATCGCCGAATCGAGTGCGTCCATCAATTCGCTGATGCACTTACTCTTTTCTTCGTCGGCTGGGGCGTTGTACGCAGGGAGCGCCGAACCACGGACGACAGGAACATCGTCGCCGGGGAAACCGTACTTGCTGAGCAGGTCACGCGCTTCGAGTTCGACCAACTCGAGCAATTCTTCGTCGTCGACCAAATCGCACTTGTTCAAAAAAACCACGATGTAAGGAACGCCTACTTGGCGAGCCAACAGGACGTGTTCCTTGGTTTGCGGCATCGGACCATCCGCAGCCGAAACCACCAAAATCGCACCGTCCATTTGGGCGGCACCGGTGATCATATTCTTGATAAAGTCAGCATGGCCCGGGCAGTCAATGTGGGCATAGTGACGATTCTCGGTTTCATACTCAACGTGAGCAACCGCAATTGTTACCGTCTTGGTCGAGTCACGCACGGTACCGCCCTTGGCGATCTCTGCATAACCCTTTGCTTTCGCTAGGCCCTTGGCAGCTTGCACTGCGAGGATAGCACCAGTCGTGGTCGTTTTGCCGTGGTCAA
This window of the Novipirellula artificiosorum genome carries:
- the secE gene encoding preprotein translocase subunit SecE; amino-acid sequence: MSRDIAGTNSAPLTSELFHTSVYKPNQGRIVRQLTCLAIWVIVALGSWSLYATLRGYFPTGSYVAPVASGLLLAIGAWVGYRLVNWPQFADFLIAVEAEMNKVTWPSKDELIRASIVVIFTIFFLAIALFSFDILWQFIFNFIGVTS
- the tuf gene encoding elongation factor Tu, with product MAKETFQRTKPHVNVGTIGHIDHGKTTTTGAILAVQAAKGLAKAKGYAEIAKGGTVRDSTKTVTIAVAHVEYETENRHYAHIDCPGHADFIKNMITGAAQMDGAILVVSAADGPMPQTKEHVLLARQVGVPYIVVFLNKCDLVDDEELLELVELEARDLLSKYGFPGDDVPVVRGSALPAYNAPADEEKSKCISELMDALDSAIPEPVREDDKPFLMAIEDVFSIEGRGTVATGRIERGMVKVGDEVAIVGLADAPVKTTCTGVEMFRKEMGEGRAGDNVGCLLRGVKREDIQRGQCLAKPGSITPHTKFEAEVYCLSKDEGGRHTPFFSGYRPQFYFRTTDVTGTANLVDAEMCMPGDNVKVEVELHKPIAMDDGVRFAIREGGRTVGSGVVTKILS